Proteins found in one Toxotes jaculatrix isolate fToxJac2 chromosome 18, fToxJac2.pri, whole genome shotgun sequence genomic segment:
- the LOC121198230 gene encoding thyroid hormone receptor alpha isoform X2, producing the protein MEPMSNKQDSNSSEGDEKGWPDVPKRKRKNSQCSVKSMSGYIPSYLEKDEPCVVCGDKATGYHYRCITCEGCKGFFRRTIQKNLHPSYSCKYEGCCIIDKITRNQCQLCRFKKCISVGMAMDLVLDESKRVAKRRLIEENRERRKREEMVRTLQIRPEPNTAEWELIRMATEAHRHTNAQGSSWKQKRKFLPDDIGQGPMVPTSDGDKVDLEAFSEFTKIMTPAITRVVDFAKKLPMFSELPCEDQIILLKGCCMEIMSLRAAVRYDPDSETLTLNGEMAVKREQLKNGGLGVVSDAIFDLGKSLAQFNLDDSEVALMQAVLLMSSDRSGLTSVEKIEQCQEAYLLAFEHYINYRKHNIPHFWPKLLMKVTDLRMIGACHASRFLHMKVECPNELFPPLFLEVFEDQEV; encoded by the exons ATGGAGCCAATGTCCAACAAGCAGGATAGCAACTCGTCAGAGGGGGACGAAAAAGG GTGGCCAGATGTGccgaagagaaagaggaagaacagcCAGTGTTCGGTGAAGAGTATGTCTG GGTACATCCCCAGCTACTTGGAGAAGGATGAGCCATGCGTGGTGTGCGGGGACAAGGCAACTGGCTACCACTACCGCTGCATCACCTGCGAGGGTTGTAAG GGTTTCTTCCGGAGGACCATCCAGAAAAACCTCCATCCATCTTACTCCTGTAAATATGAAGGCTGCTGCATTATTGACAAGATCACTCGCAACCAGTGCCAGCTGTGCCGCTTTAAGAAGTGCATCTCTGTTGGCATGGCCATGGACT TGGTGCTGGACGAGTCAAAGCGAGTGGCCAAGCGGCGTCTGATCGAGGAGAATCGAGAGcgaaggaagagggaggagatggTGCGGACGCTGCAGATAAGGCCGGAGCCGAACACCGCAGAGTGGGAGCTGATCAGGATGGCGACCGAGGCTCACCGGCACACCAACGCCCAGGGCTCCAGCTGGAAACAGAAGCGCAAGTTCCTG CCCGATGATATTGGCCAGGGTCCCATGGTTCCCACTTCAGACGGCGATAAGGTGGACCTAGAAGCCTTCAGCGAGTTCACCAAGATCATGACCCCCGCCATAACACGTGTCGTCGACTTTGCCAAGAAACTGCCCATGTTCTCAGAG CTGCCTTGTGAAGACCAGATCATCTTGCTTAAGGGCTGCTGCATGGAGATCATGTCGCTGCGCGCCGCTGTACGCTACGATCCAGACAGCGAAACGCTGACGCTAAACGGCGAGATGGCAGTGAAGCGCGAGCAGCTGAAGAACGGCGGGTTGGGCGTGGTGTCGGACGCCATCTTCGATTTGGGCAAGAGCCTAGCTCAGTTTAACCTGGATGACTCAGAGGTGGCGCTGATGCAGGCCGTGCTGCTCATGAGCTCAG ACCGTTCAGGGCTGACCAGCGTGGAGAAAATCGAGCAGTGCCAGGAGGCCTACCTGCTGGCGTTCGAGCACTACATCAACTACCGCAAGCACAACATTCCCCACTTCTGGCCCAAGCTGCTGATGAAGGTGACGGACCTGCGCATGATCGGGGCTTGCCACGCCAGCCGCTTCCTCCACATGAAGGTGGAGTGTCCCAACGAACTCTTTCCCCCGCTCTTCCTGGAGGTCTTTGAGGACCAGGAAGTGTGA
- the LOC121198230 gene encoding thyroid hormone receptor alpha isoform X3: MHILQPYCINRWPDVPKRKRKNSQCSVKSMSGYIPSYLEKDEPCVVCGDKATGYHYRCITCEGCKGFFRRTIQKNLHPSYSCKYEGCCIIDKITRNQCQLCRFKKCISVGMAMDLVLDESKRVAKRRLIEENRERRKREEMVRTLQIRPEPNTAEWELIRMATEAHRHTNAQGSSWKQKRKFLPDDIGQGPMVPTSDGDKVDLEAFSEFTKIMTPAITRVVDFAKKLPMFSELPCEDQIILLKGCCMEIMSLRAAVRYDPDSETLTLNGEMAVKREQLKNGGLGVVSDAIFDLGKSLAQFNLDDSEVALMQAVLLMSSDRSGLTSVEKIEQCQEAYLLAFEHYINYRKHNIPHFWPKLLMKVTDLRMIGACHASRFLHMKVECPNELFPPLFLEVFEDQEV, from the exons ATGCATATCTTACAGCCATACTGCATCAACAG GTGGCCAGATGTGccgaagagaaagaggaagaacagcCAGTGTTCGGTGAAGAGTATGTCTG GGTACATCCCCAGCTACTTGGAGAAGGATGAGCCATGCGTGGTGTGCGGGGACAAGGCAACTGGCTACCACTACCGCTGCATCACCTGCGAGGGTTGTAAG GGTTTCTTCCGGAGGACCATCCAGAAAAACCTCCATCCATCTTACTCCTGTAAATATGAAGGCTGCTGCATTATTGACAAGATCACTCGCAACCAGTGCCAGCTGTGCCGCTTTAAGAAGTGCATCTCTGTTGGCATGGCCATGGACT TGGTGCTGGACGAGTCAAAGCGAGTGGCCAAGCGGCGTCTGATCGAGGAGAATCGAGAGcgaaggaagagggaggagatggTGCGGACGCTGCAGATAAGGCCGGAGCCGAACACCGCAGAGTGGGAGCTGATCAGGATGGCGACCGAGGCTCACCGGCACACCAACGCCCAGGGCTCCAGCTGGAAACAGAAGCGCAAGTTCCTG CCCGATGATATTGGCCAGGGTCCCATGGTTCCCACTTCAGACGGCGATAAGGTGGACCTAGAAGCCTTCAGCGAGTTCACCAAGATCATGACCCCCGCCATAACACGTGTCGTCGACTTTGCCAAGAAACTGCCCATGTTCTCAGAG CTGCCTTGTGAAGACCAGATCATCTTGCTTAAGGGCTGCTGCATGGAGATCATGTCGCTGCGCGCCGCTGTACGCTACGATCCAGACAGCGAAACGCTGACGCTAAACGGCGAGATGGCAGTGAAGCGCGAGCAGCTGAAGAACGGCGGGTTGGGCGTGGTGTCGGACGCCATCTTCGATTTGGGCAAGAGCCTAGCTCAGTTTAACCTGGATGACTCAGAGGTGGCGCTGATGCAGGCCGTGCTGCTCATGAGCTCAG ACCGTTCAGGGCTGACCAGCGTGGAGAAAATCGAGCAGTGCCAGGAGGCCTACCTGCTGGCGTTCGAGCACTACATCAACTACCGCAAGCACAACATTCCCCACTTCTGGCCCAAGCTGCTGATGAAGGTGACGGACCTGCGCATGATCGGGGCTTGCCACGCCAGCCGCTTCCTCCACATGAAGGTGGAGTGTCCCAACGAACTCTTTCCCCCGCTCTTCCTGGAGGTCTTTGAGGACCAGGAAGTGTGA
- the LOC121198230 gene encoding thyroid hormone receptor alpha isoform X1 translates to MEPMSNKQDSNSSEGDEKGWPDVPKRKRKNSQCSVKSMSALSISVPGYIPSYLEKDEPCVVCGDKATGYHYRCITCEGCKGFFRRTIQKNLHPSYSCKYEGCCIIDKITRNQCQLCRFKKCISVGMAMDLVLDESKRVAKRRLIEENRERRKREEMVRTLQIRPEPNTAEWELIRMATEAHRHTNAQGSSWKQKRKFLPDDIGQGPMVPTSDGDKVDLEAFSEFTKIMTPAITRVVDFAKKLPMFSELPCEDQIILLKGCCMEIMSLRAAVRYDPDSETLTLNGEMAVKREQLKNGGLGVVSDAIFDLGKSLAQFNLDDSEVALMQAVLLMSSDRSGLTSVEKIEQCQEAYLLAFEHYINYRKHNIPHFWPKLLMKVTDLRMIGACHASRFLHMKVECPNELFPPLFLEVFEDQEV, encoded by the exons ATGGAGCCAATGTCCAACAAGCAGGATAGCAACTCGTCAGAGGGGGACGAAAAAGG GTGGCCAGATGTGccgaagagaaagaggaagaacagcCAGTGTTCGGTGAAGAGTATGTCTG CTCTTAGCATCTCTGTTCCAGGGTACATCCCCAGCTACTTGGAGAAGGATGAGCCATGCGTGGTGTGCGGGGACAAGGCAACTGGCTACCACTACCGCTGCATCACCTGCGAGGGTTGTAAG GGTTTCTTCCGGAGGACCATCCAGAAAAACCTCCATCCATCTTACTCCTGTAAATATGAAGGCTGCTGCATTATTGACAAGATCACTCGCAACCAGTGCCAGCTGTGCCGCTTTAAGAAGTGCATCTCTGTTGGCATGGCCATGGACT TGGTGCTGGACGAGTCAAAGCGAGTGGCCAAGCGGCGTCTGATCGAGGAGAATCGAGAGcgaaggaagagggaggagatggTGCGGACGCTGCAGATAAGGCCGGAGCCGAACACCGCAGAGTGGGAGCTGATCAGGATGGCGACCGAGGCTCACCGGCACACCAACGCCCAGGGCTCCAGCTGGAAACAGAAGCGCAAGTTCCTG CCCGATGATATTGGCCAGGGTCCCATGGTTCCCACTTCAGACGGCGATAAGGTGGACCTAGAAGCCTTCAGCGAGTTCACCAAGATCATGACCCCCGCCATAACACGTGTCGTCGACTTTGCCAAGAAACTGCCCATGTTCTCAGAG CTGCCTTGTGAAGACCAGATCATCTTGCTTAAGGGCTGCTGCATGGAGATCATGTCGCTGCGCGCCGCTGTACGCTACGATCCAGACAGCGAAACGCTGACGCTAAACGGCGAGATGGCAGTGAAGCGCGAGCAGCTGAAGAACGGCGGGTTGGGCGTGGTGTCGGACGCCATCTTCGATTTGGGCAAGAGCCTAGCTCAGTTTAACCTGGATGACTCAGAGGTGGCGCTGATGCAGGCCGTGCTGCTCATGAGCTCAG ACCGTTCAGGGCTGACCAGCGTGGAGAAAATCGAGCAGTGCCAGGAGGCCTACCTGCTGGCGTTCGAGCACTACATCAACTACCGCAAGCACAACATTCCCCACTTCTGGCCCAAGCTGCTGATGAAGGTGACGGACCTGCGCATGATCGGGGCTTGCCACGCCAGCCGCTTCCTCCACATGAAGGTGGAGTGTCCCAACGAACTCTTTCCCCCGCTCTTCCTGGAGGTCTTTGAGGACCAGGAAGTGTGA